A single region of the Anaerostipes rhamnosivorans genome encodes:
- a CDS encoding cell wall hydrolase yields the protein MTLKKKWKVAAISCAIGLCSVGQQVFASDTLFQPPKSDNGADQLIQRKLLEEQEQFKERKALVKKLNIERQIEKVQQAKGLKGKISTRDKAILTRIVEAEATDKDIKSKILVANVILNRVRSKEFPNTVEKVVFQRTNGSVQFSPTADGRYNSVTIKASTRESVERALSGEDYSEGALYFVEKTMANPRNVSWFDRALTKLFTYQGHSFYK from the coding sequence ATGACATTGAAGAAAAAATGGAAAGTAGCAGCCATATCTTGCGCGATTGGCTTATGCAGTGTAGGGCAGCAGGTCTTTGCCAGCGATACATTATTCCAGCCGCCGAAAAGCGACAATGGTGCAGACCAGCTCATCCAAAGGAAACTGTTGGAGGAACAAGAGCAGTTCAAAGAACGTAAAGCACTGGTGAAAAAGTTGAATATTGAACGTCAGATCGAAAAGGTGCAGCAAGCCAAAGGTCTGAAGGGAAAAATATCTACAAGAGATAAAGCGATCCTCACACGGATTGTGGAAGCAGAAGCTACTGACAAAGACATAAAGAGTAAAATCTTAGTCGCAAATGTGATATTAAACAGAGTGCGTTCCAAGGAATTTCCAAATACGGTGGAAAAGGTTGTATTCCAGAGAACCAACGGAAGTGTCCAGTTTTCTCCTACAGCCGATGGACGATACAATTCTGTGACCATCAAAGCATCCACAAGGGAAAGCGTGGAGAGGGCCCTTTCCGGAGAAGACTATTCAGAAGGTGCTTTGTACTTTGTAGAAAAGACAATGGCAAATCCTCGAAACGTATCTTGGTTTGACCGGGCTTTGACGAAACTGTTCACTTATCAGGGACATTCATTTTATAAATAA
- a CDS encoding ABC transporter substrate-binding protein produces the protein MRKKLLAAGCSMVLAASLLLAGCSKKSEDQTYQIGIQQFAEHESLNNCRKGFIQGLEKEGIKEGKNLKITFKNAQADTAADNQIASNFASKKFDLICAIATPSAQSAYNAASDSKTPVIYTAVTSPELAGFVDKDGKNVGEVTGTSDLILADKQLKLIRKVLPKAKNVGILYSTNEVNSKAGIEAYEKVAKKNGFKIVTQGISAAADMPMAADSLIKKVDCITNLTDNLVVSCMPTYLEKANKAKIPVFGSEIEQVKLGCIGCVGIDFVKLGEQTGKMAAKVLKGEKKASEIPFETFNQGDIYLNEKAAKDLGIKLPSDIQKTAVETFTEIKASK, from the coding sequence ATGAGAAAGAAGTTATTAGCAGCAGGCTGCAGTATGGTATTGGCAGCATCTTTATTACTCGCAGGATGTTCAAAAAAAAGTGAGGACCAGACGTATCAGATCGGAATTCAGCAGTTTGCGGAGCACGAATCCTTAAACAACTGCCGTAAGGGATTTATCCAGGGTCTGGAAAAGGAAGGGATCAAAGAGGGCAAGAACTTAAAGATCACTTTTAAAAATGCACAGGCAGATACAGCGGCGGACAATCAGATCGCATCCAATTTCGCATCCAAAAAATTTGACCTGATCTGCGCGATTGCCACTCCTAGTGCACAGAGCGCATACAATGCGGCTTCTGATTCTAAGACACCGGTTATCTACACTGCAGTCACTTCACCGGAACTGGCGGGATTTGTAGATAAAGACGGAAAGAATGTGGGAGAAGTCACCGGTACTTCGGATCTGATCCTTGCAGACAAACAGCTGAAGCTGATCCGAAAAGTACTTCCAAAGGCAAAGAACGTAGGTATTTTATACAGCACCAACGAAGTAAATTCCAAGGCGGGAATTGAAGCATATGAGAAGGTGGCCAAGAAAAATGGTTTCAAGATCGTAACACAGGGAATCAGTGCAGCGGCTGATATGCCTATGGCAGCAGACAGTCTGATCAAAAAAGTCGACTGTATCACAAACCTGACAGACAACCTAGTTGTCAGCTGTATGCCAACCTACCTGGAAAAAGCTAACAAAGCAAAGATTCCTGTATTTGGATCAGAGATCGAACAGGTAAAACTGGGATGTATCGGCTGTGTGGGTATCGATTTTGTGAAACTCGGGGAACAGACCGGAAAGATGGCTGCCAAAGTGTTAAAGGGAGAAAAGAAAGCATCTGAGATTCCGTTTGAAACATTCAATCAGGGAGATATTTATCTGAATGAAAAGGCAGCGAAGGATCTGGGTATCAAACTTCCATCTGATATACAGAAAACAGCCGTAGAGACATTTACAGAAATTAAAGCAAGCAAATAA
- a CDS encoding ABC transporter permease — MEQLIIGVFEQGFIYAVMALGVYITYKILDFPDLSVDSTFPLGAAITTVLLMNGFNPILSLILSTAAGAAAGALTGIIHVKFKVRDLLSGIIMMTGLYTINLRITGGSANVPLFNYNTIFNNNGINGLFPEALAPYKTLVIITVIMLIAKLLLDLYLKTKSGYLLRAVGDNEKIVTSLAKDSGFVKIVGLSIANGLVALAGSVMCQQQRFFEISMGTGTIVIGLASVIIGTNIFKGNRLKATTAVIIGSVIYKACVAAAIEIGLDSQDLKLITAILFLVILIVSMDRKKKVKA; from the coding sequence ATGGAACAATTGATCATTGGGGTCTTTGAGCAGGGATTTATCTATGCGGTCATGGCTCTGGGCGTATACATTACTTATAAAATACTGGACTTTCCGGATCTGTCTGTGGACAGTACCTTTCCGTTAGGCGCGGCTATCACAACCGTACTGCTGATGAATGGATTCAATCCAATCCTGTCGCTGATCCTTTCCACAGCGGCAGGGGCGGCAGCGGGAGCGCTGACCGGCATTATCCATGTGAAGTTTAAGGTCCGGGATCTTCTGTCTGGTATCATCATGATGACAGGGCTTTATACGATCAATCTGCGGATCACAGGCGGAAGTGCCAATGTTCCACTGTTCAATTACAATACGATATTTAATAATAATGGGATCAACGGATTATTCCCGGAAGCACTTGCTCCATATAAGACGCTGGTCATCATCACTGTTATTATGTTGATCGCAAAGCTCCTTCTGGATCTGTACTTAAAGACAAAATCCGGCTATCTATTAAGGGCGGTGGGGGACAATGAAAAAATTGTCACCTCTCTGGCAAAAGACAGCGGATTTGTAAAGATCGTTGGTCTTTCCATCGCAAATGGGCTGGTAGCTCTGGCGGGTAGTGTCATGTGTCAGCAGCAGAGATTTTTTGAAATTTCAATGGGTACCGGTACAATCGTCATCGGTCTGGCCAGCGTGATCATCGGGACCAACATTTTTAAAGGAAATCGATTGAAAGCGACTACAGCTGTCATCATCGGATCTGTTATTTATAAGGCCTGTGTGGCGGCTGCCATTGAGATCGGCCTGGATTCACAGGATCTTAAACTGATCACGGCGATTCTGTTCCTTGTGATCCTGATCGTCAGCATGGACCGTAAGAAGAAGGTGAAAGCATGA
- a CDS encoding ABC transporter ATP-binding protein: protein MIELKNIDKYYNIGTVNEVCLFQDFSLKVQNGDFISVIGSNGSGKTSMLNLICGSLQPESGSIFLNNEDITKQKEFVRQRKIGRVYQDPSMGTCPSMTILENMSLADNKGKSYGLGLGTNKKRIRHYQEMLSQLGLGLEDMMGTKVGSLSGGQRQAMALLMTTMTPIEFLILDEHTAALDPKTAELIMELTDKIVTEKNLTTIMVTHNLRFAVEYGNRLIMMHQGKAIIDKAGEEKEALAIEDLLDQFNEISIETGN from the coding sequence ATGATTGAACTTAAGAATATCGACAAATATTATAATATCGGAACAGTAAATGAGGTATGTCTGTTTCAGGATTTCAGCCTGAAGGTTCAGAATGGAGACTTTATCTCCGTGATCGGAAGCAATGGTTCCGGAAAGACCTCGATGCTGAATCTGATCTGCGGAAGCCTTCAGCCGGAGAGCGGATCGATCTTTTTAAACAATGAAGATATTACAAAGCAAAAGGAGTTTGTCCGCCAGCGTAAGATCGGGCGTGTGTATCAGGACCCCTCTATGGGAACCTGTCCTTCCATGACAATCCTTGAGAATATGTCTTTAGCTGACAACAAGGGCAAGTCATACGGCCTTGGGCTGGGAACCAATAAAAAGAGGATCCGCCATTACCAGGAAATGCTCTCCCAGCTGGGATTGGGACTTGAGGATATGATGGGAACCAAAGTAGGCTCCCTGTCCGGAGGACAGCGGCAAGCCATGGCACTTTTGATGACTACCATGACCCCCATAGAATTCTTGATTCTGGATGAGCATACGGCAGCACTGGATCCAAAGACTGCGGAGCTGATTATGGAGCTGACGGATAAGATTGTCACGGAGAAGAATCTGACCACGATCATGGTCACGCATAACTTGAGATTCGCGGTGGAATATGGAAACCGCCTGATTATGATGCATCAGGGAAAGGCGATCATAGACAAGGCAGGAGAAGAAAAAGAGGCTCTTGCAATTGAAGATCTGCTGGATCAGTTTAATGAGATCAGCATAGAGACAGGAAATTAG
- a CDS encoding DMT family transporter, which yields MEKHYFKYFTALLLFGSNGIVASYIELNSYEIVFLRTLIGSLFLLLVFFFTEKRPHKYKDKKHLLYILISGTAMGISWMLLYEAYKTIGVSIATLAYYCGPVIVMAVSPLLFKERMTIHKFLGFTAVAAGMITVNGNSLFHTGISTGLLCGLLSAVMYALMVIFNKKAHSITGLKNSMYQLIISFLTVAAFMQTKQSLSLPSVWQNLFPVLILGIVNTGIGCYFYFSSITKLPAGSVAICGYLEPLSALIFSAFFLREHLTGIQLLGAVLIIGGAMYGELMGKKKSHRNQ from the coding sequence ATGGAAAAACATTATTTTAAATATTTTACGGCACTGCTGCTGTTTGGATCCAACGGCATTGTTGCAAGCTATATTGAACTGAACAGTTATGAGATTGTATTTTTAAGAACTCTGATCGGGAGCCTGTTTCTCCTTCTAGTTTTCTTTTTCACTGAAAAAAGGCCGCATAAATATAAGGATAAAAAACATTTACTCTATATTCTGATCTCCGGGACCGCCATGGGGATCAGCTGGATGCTTCTCTATGAGGCGTATAAGACCATCGGTGTCAGTATCGCCACATTGGCTTACTACTGCGGCCCTGTCATTGTTATGGCTGTCTCTCCCCTGCTGTTTAAGGAGCGAATGACAATACATAAATTCCTGGGATTTACGGCCGTTGCAGCAGGTATGATAACGGTCAATGGAAACAGCCTGTTTCACACCGGTATCTCCACAGGGCTGCTCTGCGGCCTCCTGTCAGCCGTCATGTATGCTCTCATGGTGATCTTTAACAAAAAAGCACACAGTATTACAGGTCTTAAAAACTCTATGTATCAGCTGATCATAAGTTTTCTTACTGTGGCAGCCTTTATGCAGACCAAGCAGAGCCTCAGCCTTCCGTCCGTATGGCAGAATCTGTTCCCTGTATTAATTTTAGGGATCGTCAACACAGGTATCGGCTGTTATTTCTATTTTTCATCCATCACAAAACTGCCCGCAGGTTCCGTGGCCATCTGCGGATATTTAGAGCCACTGTCCGCCCTGATATTCTCGGCTTTCTTTCTCAGGGAACACTTAACTGGCATACAACTGCTCGGTGCCGTCTTGATCATCGGAGGGGCCATGTACGGAGAACTTATGGGCAAGAAAAAAAGCCATAGGAATCAATGA
- a CDS encoding LysR family transcriptional regulator has protein sequence MDMNLQKYMSFVKAVEYGSFTKAGEMLSYSQSGISRMIHDLEAEWGVSLLERDRSGVRLTSDGMKLLPYAKSVCREFEKLQVQVDELKGLTSGLIRIGTFSSAATHWLPNIIKKFQEDYPHIDYELLLGDYTEIENWILNGRVDCGFLRLPTLPELETVFLEQDQLLAVLPEQHPLAECSRFPMEALCDAPFMLLKRDGNSDVSEILEQCRISRKVQFTTWDDYAIMSMVESGLGISILPQLILQRIPYRIVTKELEVPAYRKIGLAFRDRKGMSLAVKRFLDYLPYRA, from the coding sequence ATGGATATGAATCTTCAAAAATACATGTCTTTTGTGAAAGCTGTGGAATATGGGAGTTTTACAAAAGCCGGGGAGATGCTTAGTTATTCCCAGTCGGGAATCAGCCGCATGATCCATGACCTGGAGGCAGAATGGGGGGTATCTCTTCTTGAGCGGGACCGGTCAGGCGTGCGTCTGACTTCAGATGGGATGAAGCTTTTGCCGTATGCAAAAAGCGTCTGCAGAGAGTTTGAGAAGCTGCAAGTACAGGTGGACGAATTAAAAGGTCTGACATCAGGCCTGATACGGATCGGAACATTTTCAAGTGCAGCCACGCATTGGCTTCCGAATATCATCAAAAAATTTCAGGAGGATTATCCCCACATTGACTATGAACTGTTGCTTGGTGACTATACGGAAATAGAAAACTGGATTTTAAATGGACGTGTGGACTGCGGTTTTCTAAGGCTTCCCACGCTTCCGGAGCTGGAGACAGTTTTTCTGGAGCAGGACCAGCTATTGGCAGTCCTTCCGGAACAACATCCATTGGCAGAATGCAGCCGTTTTCCTATGGAGGCACTGTGTGATGCACCCTTTATGCTGTTGAAAAGAGATGGCAATTCAGATGTCTCAGAGATTCTTGAACAGTGCCGCATTTCACGAAAAGTTCAATTTACTACCTGGGATGATTATGCCATCATGTCCATGGTGGAGAGCGGTCTGGGAATCAGCATTCTCCCGCAGCTTATTTTGCAGCGCATCCCGTACCGTATTGTCACAAAGGAACTGGAGGTGCCGGCTTATCGAAAGATCGGGCTTGCATTCCGGGACAGAAAAGGGATGTCACTAGCAGTAAAAAGATTCCTGGATTATTTACCTTATCGTGCGTAG
- a CDS encoding helix-turn-helix domain-containing protein produces MEFYENLNRVRKEKGWSQEELGNRLNVSRQTVSKWELGTTTPEMNKLIELSRIFGVSIDELTGNELYKKEKEVVYVAVKQHYEYKSKMTICGIPLVHINFGRGIYKAKGIIAAGNIAVGLVSMGMISTGLLSIGMLSLGLLAFGGLAIGGLAVGGAAIGIFAVGGLAVGIYAIGGCALASHIAVGGYANAHIAIGGVADGAYTFTEKGKAVSDEIRRTILKEYPHIWRFLIRLFSSGMNSI; encoded by the coding sequence ATGGAATTTTATGAAAATCTAAACCGGGTAAGAAAAGAAAAAGGATGGTCCCAGGAGGAATTGGGGAACCGGCTGAATGTATCCAGGCAGACGGTCTCTAAATGGGAGCTTGGGACGACAACGCCGGAGATGAACAAGCTGATAGAATTAAGCCGTATTTTTGGAGTCAGTATAGATGAACTGACTGGGAATGAATTGTATAAAAAAGAAAAGGAAGTTGTCTATGTCGCTGTAAAACAGCACTATGAATATAAGAGCAAAATGACAATCTGCGGGATTCCTTTGGTGCATATCAACTTTGGGAGAGGAATTTATAAAGCAAAAGGGATCATAGCAGCGGGAAATATCGCTGTGGGACTGGTCTCTATGGGAATGATTTCTACCGGTTTACTTTCCATTGGGATGCTTTCCCTTGGCCTGCTGGCCTTTGGCGGGCTTGCCATTGGAGGTCTGGCAGTAGGGGGCGCCGCCATTGGTATCTTTGCAGTGGGGGGGCTCGCTGTGGGAATCTATGCCATAGGAGGGTGTGCGCTGGCATCCCATATTGCTGTGGGCGGATATGCAAATGCCCATATAGCTATAGGGGGAGTTGCTGACGGGGCATATACATTTACAGAGAAAGGAAAGGCCGTCAGCGATGAGATCAGGAGAACGATTTTAAAAGAATATCCCCATATATGGAGATTTCTCATCCGGCTGTTTTCTTCAGGCATGAATTCTATCTGA
- the queD gene encoding 6-carboxytetrahydropterin synthase QueD, whose protein sequence is MYQLNTHASFDSAHFLAGYEGKCSNLHGHRWKLSVTIQKEKVEQQGQTRGMVVDFGQLKDKVKEIADEFDHALIIEKNTLKEKTMEALKEEDFRIIEVAFRPTAENFAKYFYDCFKQSGYDVSFVEVYETPNNCAIYGE, encoded by the coding sequence ATGTATCAATTAAATACACATGCATCCTTTGACTCGGCACATTTTCTGGCGGGTTATGAGGGAAAATGCAGCAATCTGCACGGGCACCGATGGAAGCTTTCGGTGACCATTCAAAAAGAAAAAGTGGAACAACAGGGCCAGACCAGAGGGATGGTCGTAGACTTTGGCCAATTAAAAGATAAGGTAAAAGAGATCGCAGATGAGTTTGACCATGCACTGATCATAGAAAAAAATACACTGAAAGAAAAAACAATGGAAGCGCTGAAGGAAGAAGATTTTCGGATCATTGAAGTAGCATTCCGGCCGACGGCAGAGAATTTTGCAAAATACTTTTATGACTGTTTCAAACAGAGCGGCTATGATGTATCTTTTGTGGAAGTGTATGAGACGCCGAATAACTGTGCAATTTACGGAGAATAG
- the queE gene encoding putative 7-carboxy-7-deazaguanine synthase QueE — protein METFKIAESFVSINGEGKKAGRLAMFIRLRGCNLNCSYCDTKWAISKKGDAELMTAPETAQMVKEAGVELVTLTGGEPLLDENISGLIGSILALPKVELEIETNGSIPIRPWRERDARLSMTMDYKLPSSGMEESMCLENMEELKPWDVVKFVIGTREDLERAKEITDRFSLCERAIVYFSPVFGALLPEEIVEFMKEHKLNKVRFQIQIHKVVWDPEQKGV, from the coding sequence ATGGAAACTTTTAAGATCGCAGAAAGTTTTGTGAGTATTAACGGAGAAGGAAAGAAGGCCGGGAGGCTTGCCATGTTTATCCGCCTTCGGGGATGTAATCTAAACTGCTCCTACTGTGACACCAAATGGGCCATCAGCAAAAAAGGGGACGCGGAACTTATGACGGCCCCGGAGACTGCACAGATGGTGAAGGAGGCCGGGGTTGAACTGGTGACATTGACGGGAGGGGAGCCGCTTTTGGACGAAAATATCAGCGGGCTCATCGGAAGTATTCTCGCTCTGCCGAAAGTAGAACTGGAGATTGAGACAAACGGAAGTATTCCCATCCGCCCGTGGAGAGAAAGAGACGCAAGGCTTTCTATGACCATGGATTATAAGCTGCCGTCCAGCGGCATGGAAGAATCCATGTGCCTTGAAAATATGGAAGAATTAAAACCGTGGGATGTAGTAAAGTTCGTTATAGGGACAAGAGAGGACCTGGAAAGGGCAAAAGAGATCACAGACCGGTTTTCTCTCTGTGAGAGAGCCATCGTTTATTTCAGTCCGGTCTTTGGTGCACTGCTGCCGGAAGAGATCGTAGAATTTATGAAGGAACACAAGCTTAATAAAGTCAGGTTTCAGATCCAGATCCACAAGGTCGTTTGGGATCCGGAGCAGAAGGGAGTCTAG
- the folE gene encoding GTP cyclohydrolase I FolE produces MAIDKEAIKTHIRGILEALGDDPEREGLVETPDRVARMYEEVFEGMNYTNTQIAEMFSKTFEDDLSVKNHKDMVIVKDIDIFSYCEHHLALMYNMKVTVAYQPKEKILGLSKIARICDMVGKRLQLQERIGSDIAEIISEVAQTEDVAVLIEGNHSCMSARGIKKNQAKTITSTLRGRFESDPFMESRFYTLADR; encoded by the coding sequence ATGGCAATCGATAAAGAAGCAATCAAGACACATATCAGAGGAATACTTGAAGCACTAGGAGATGATCCGGAACGGGAAGGGCTGGTAGAGACACCGGACCGTGTGGCCAGGATGTATGAAGAAGTGTTTGAAGGGATGAATTATACAAACACTCAGATCGCGGAGATGTTTTCCAAGACGTTTGAAGACGATTTGTCAGTTAAAAATCATAAGGACATGGTTATTGTAAAGGATATTGATATTTTCAGCTATTGTGAGCACCATTTAGCATTGATGTACAATATGAAGGTGACCGTCGCATACCAGCCGAAAGAAAAGATCCTGGGACTCAGCAAGATTGCGAGAATCTGTGACATGGTGGGTAAACGCCTGCAGCTTCAGGAACGCATTGGATCCGATATAGCAGAGATTATTTCTGAGGTGGCCCAAACAGAAGATGTGGCAGTGCTCATAGAGGGAAACCATAGCTGCATGAGTGCCAGGGGCATCAAGAAAAACCAGGCAAAAACCATCACATCGACACTGAGAGGCCGGTTTGAGAGCGATCCTTTCATGGAAAGCCGTTTTTACACACTGGCAGACAGATAA